In Alnus glutinosa chromosome 7, dhAlnGlut1.1, whole genome shotgun sequence, the sequence GGCAGGCCTCGCTTACTCTGATCTTATAACGAAACCAATTAGCCGAAAATTGAGGCCCCCACATGGCCACTCTCTAATTGCCACGTGCCCACGAGTTACAAACGATTGTGTATATATAGTTATGACAAACCCTAGCCCTCCCCTACCCTCCAACGGCTATATTTTTCACTTCCCGCGCCCTCTGTATAAGTACTGCACGTACCATATCACCATTTCATTCCCACCCCTCTCTTCTTTAGTTTTCTTGATACAGAAAATTAATTACACACCCACTTCTTTGGTCATCCACAATGACCAAGATCGACGCCCTGATCCGTCGATTCCTCCCTTCTTGCTTCTTCCCCACCACCATGATACCCACGAATCCCGCCACCGCCACCAAGAGACGCCTTAGCACCTCGCTCCGGGACGACCTCCCACAGAACACTGACCCAGAAACCAAGAGCCAAGACCAAGACGACTCCACCTCCAACGACACCGATTCTGCCTGCACCGCCACAACGAGTACTGCTGCTCCTCCTGCACAGCCTCGCTCCTCCCGGACCATGGTGGTCGGAACCATCTTTGGGCCCCGCCGCGGCCACGTCTGGTTCTGCGTCCAACACGACCGTGTCTCCTTCAAGCCCACCCTCCTACTCGAGCTCTCCATCGTCACCCACCAGCTCGTCAAGGAAATGCGCGGCGGGCTCGTCCGGATCGCCCTCAAGTGCGATGAATCCGAGCTGGGATCCTGCCCGCTCCGCTCTGTACCCGTCTGGACCATGTACTGCAATGGCCGCAAGCTCGGGTTCGCGGCCAAGAGGAAGGCAAGCGAGCGGGTCAAGTCGATGCTCAGGACCATGCAGTCCACGACGGTCGGAGCAGGGGTCTTTCCGGCCGCGTTGGGGTCACCGGACGACGAGGAGGTCATGTACATGAGGGCTAACTATGAGCACGTGGTGGGGAATTTGGACTCGGAGTCGTTCCACCTTGTCAGCCCGGACGAGTGCCCAGGTCAAGAACTCAGCGTGTTCTTGCTTAGGTCGAGGAATGGGAACCTTCTTTGAATAAAAGaggtaaggaaaaaaaatgggtttattTAGGAGTAATATTATAACGCGTGTAATTTGTAAGGTTTTATGTTTTGGGGAACTGTTGGAAAGGGCTAGAAAATTGATTGTTTTCTTGCTCTTGGGTTTGAAAATCTTTGATAGGAGTCTTTTGAATCTTGGATTTAATGGGGTTTCTTTGTAACTAGATTTTCCTTTTAGAAGAGTAGCCAAGGGGTTATTAATTATGTAATTGATGAGCTCTTTAGGGATAATTCCAAGGGATCCGGCATAGGTCTTTGATCAGATCATCATGAAATTACATTTGTGTAACGTCGTCGATCTTAGGGTAAATAAAGCATTTGGAATCTTTGAAATCTTACCCAATTCAATTTCCCCTTtaattttcatctctttttgtGGATTGAGACGAGTAAGAGCATTTGCATTGGTTTATgtatcctctttttttttttttttttgagaggaaAGTTTATGTATCCTctattcctatatatataaaattgagcTAATACCCCTAAAACTACCCCCCACCCGATTCTTTATCCCTAGGCTAAAATCAAAACGAGCTACAGTATTTGGTACCGTAGCTTCTCCAACATAAATTATTGATTATTTATTCACTGAGATTCTGGATATCTTCCCGCTACTTCAGCACCAATGATAGATCGTGGGGAGCTTCAAGGCCTGAATCTCGGCCTATGCCAATGCGTTGGCCGGCTTGGTGGTAATCGATGAGCTAGATGTCACAACGAAATCGCGAGCGCTTGCTGATCATCGGGCAGCGTGGCTTTTCGATCTCGCCGGCGCTAATGCGTTGGCTGGCATGGCAGTGATCGACGAGCTGGACCCCAAGCAAGTTTTGGCGCTCTTCCTCGATCAGATGTCGTAGCAGAGTTGCAAGCAACACGACCTCCTGATCTCATTACATTTTAACTAAACAAATGATTCTTCAACACGTGAGTATGAAAAGGACAAGGGGTGGAGAATGGCCGCTGCCAACCTGGCCGGGTAGTATCCTTCGGGAGGGACAGGACTTGAACAGTACTGATTGAGAAATTGCCCATCCCCATGCTATATATGCGAGATTATCAACAGTTACATTGGGACTTTGATGAGCTTTTCgatcttcccttttcttttctttctttcttttctttttttttttttttaaaaaaaaaaaattatgattttttatctcaaaatgaTATACTACCCAACCAGCCTCGAGCTGAGAGTGCAAGCTTAGGCCGGGAAGTTGGGCCCGAATCGCATACTCCGACGGGCTGAGTGAACCAACAAGTCAACCGATAACAATAAGAGACATGGTACATGCAGATGATAATTACTCTGCCACCTCATCTTAACTGTCTTATTTTTCTCAGGAATCAAGAAATGTCTTGAACCTACCATTGGACATGCAAGTAACACTTCACAACATCTAATAACGGTTGCAACTTGCCAATCGACATGGAATTTAGTGCCACTACCCTGCCAAGATTGTACCTTACTAGCGGGTGACACTTAGCAAATGATCGATATACCTCGCTAAAAGACACGAATTAGATGGTACCATGCTTAACCAAGGTTTGCCTTATTAGAGGACGACACCTGGTTAAGGCagtacgaaaaaaaaaaaaaacttcgcataagaaataaaaaacgaCAATTCATATATGCACTATAACTCCACCATTCGCTATTATTACGTGCGTAAGTTTTCTCCTAACTATTACCCTCACATATAGAGTCATCAAATATTCAAATCCCTAATTAACTTAAACATTAGAAGCATTTTTACTTTCTTACATGTGCACTTTGACCCGCGCGTGTAAAATAACAAAATCTAGTGATACTTGAACTTCGATTTAGAGGGTCAAAACTAAATTTTTGGTTAAGGACTGTAAGTTGGTAACTTGGGGTAACAATTTCTTTTGGGTGCATGGTGCCAGTCACTGATTTAAGGGCTTGAGCAACGCTGCATGTATCTCAGATAAGACTAGTAAGAGCCTTCTTATTAATTAGCTAGGCATTTGGGCTCTGAGATAGGATCATGCACTAACGTACATATTAACCCTTCAATTGGTGTTTGACTTTAGTGGGTTGCCCAATCCTTGTGGACGTGGACCAAACAAGAAATCAAATTGATTCATCGATCGTCGAGAATTTCATAGTATAACTAATTAGGAAGATCTTTTAATTAAGCATACCGAATtccaattttgaaattttgaatccTGATCCGATAAATAATTCCCTTACTTActtaatttctaaaaaaaaaaaaaaaaaaaaaaaaaaggaggaaaaaaattgGCCATcctgcattatatatatatggtgctaGTACTCCAAGTCCCGAGAACCAAACATTTTCACGTACAGTTGTTACTATGTTtgaaaaccatatatatataacattttgatttaataatttgtaATATCCAACATATATACTTGTAGTAGTAGGCTAGGGGATCATCGAACACGTGTGGCGAATCACATACATTAATTAGTAGGCTTGATCgatcttccttttttattttcctcccTTTAATCGGCGGTCCATCACCCACTTGATCTCTTTCTATGGAGGGCTTTATTATTCTCAAAAATAATGTAAGAACCAAGAACAGGATCTTTTCGTATACAATGAGGAGAGggagataataatattaatttattatccTATGTGCTAAGGGTACGGTAACTCAATAAATTAAACAATACTACTGATcaatacttaattatattaattaggcTCAAGTGCATGTACGTATTATCATTATATGTTAAATAGTTTTCATGAACCAATTAAATTTACAATCAACTTAGAGTccaattaattagaaaaaagatattccaaaaaagaaaaaagaaaaaaaaaaatgttcctatatatatatatatatatatatatatatatatatatatatgattgctATAACTTTCTTAGGGTTTTAGGGGTAGTTGGTAAGAACTCAATTCTTAGGATATGGATTCTTGgagtacttatatatatattatatttcattttctagACAATATATAAGCAATAAAGGCTGAATATTTTTAGCTAATCCTTAAATTATGCGCCCAGCTGTGGGCACCTTGCTAGTCCATATCTTTTATactaatattaaataaaaatgatctATATATTAACAGCTGGCGCTTCAGAATTAAGCTGCTTAAGCAGTATGGAGACCCCTTTTTTCGCAGCATGAATGGTCTGGGTTTAGATGCATTAATTGCCACCcacaaaagttcaaaaaccctaagattcGAATCTTCCTGGCCTTACGTTTGTGGAGTTTCAAAAGGTCCTTACGTTTAACCTAGgaaaaactgcaatttaccccccCTGATGTTTACACGAATTTGTAATTTTGGTCCTAATGTTTAGATTGCGTCAATTGCACCCAataaagttgcaaaaattttcaatccgcccccttccgtccaattgctccgtctgatgagacggaaGTGACCCCACGTGCTGCGCACATGCCTTTTTTAGATAAATGTCGACAAAAATGCTCTCATTTAAACGACACCGTTTTGTccgaaaaaccccaaaaaaattcatcaaaacactttagGCCTTCCCAAACTGTAGGATATGAACCTGGGACACGTGTCCCTCCTCAGAGCCGTATGATGGTGGTTTGTCGGTGATCGATGATGTTCGGCGGTTCTGCATGTTTGGTTTGGAGAGCGTCTTCTTGATCTGGTGCCATCGGTGCTGTCGGCAAAGTGTGGTTCTGTGCTTTCGGATGAGTCTATGCTGCTTTCGGACGAGTCTGTTCTGGAGTCCAAAGCTCTCTTCCAGAATCCCAAATCCTGAAATCCACGTCTTCTCCTCTCCTCCAGCCTGTTGTGGGTTTGCTGTTTAGATAGCTGATTTGCAGCGACAAATCTGGTTGTGCCGGGAATAACTCCATCTTCTACTATTGTTATTGTCGACGATGCGGTACTCGTGCATGATCCAATTGGTTTTGATCCCTTTAGGAGGCTTCCCGCCGTAAAACACCAGCACCTTCTGGGGGTGAAGATTACGGGTTCCACGTGCTTGAAGAAGCCAAAATGACTACTCTACCCTCCTTTCACGTCCAGTCTCTCTTCACTttcaagagaaaagaacaaaaataaaactaaatgcGAAAACACGTCGGCTACCCAAGTCATTGTGAAAATCTCAAAATCCCATGTATCTCGATTTGGTGCCCTTTCTTCGAGAAAATCGTGTGAGCTTTTGCTGCAGACTTCTAAAGGAAAAGGCACAGCTGTATCTCGGTCCCTTTCACGTGCATGTCCAGTTCCATAATAGAGGCTCTGTTCTCCTCtgttttaacaaacaaaaacagaggCCACAACACGAGCATGACTTTCATGCTTCAAGCTActatcaaaaattaattaacactTACAACACCCTTTTTATTACAGTTTCAACATCAAAATTTGAAAGCTACATGTAACTTTTGCTAATAAATTGTCAAATAGCTTTAGCTCATTATTGAGAAAAACCCAGATCAACAAACGAACAAATGAATCTAGAGAAGCAGAGCTTGAAgcaaaaagcaaagaaagattGAGAGAGGAATAACAAGCTAAATGTCGTTTTTTTATAAGAGCTATAATAAAAAAGAGGaggggagagagggagagagaaagatacAGTGAAGAGCATGCGTGGGCAATGCCGAAGTAGGAAAGTGGAGCACCAAATATGCACGCACACCTAGCATGGGCACCAATCAAAAGAGACACAATTCTTTCCTTGTCCAAAGGGTATGCATGCAACACACGTTTCTTCTCACAAAATTCTTTCCATAAAGAGCACCGACACATGCATGTCTTGACCGGAGACTTCTTGCACCGCAAGCTGTAAAGACAGGATTTTTTCTCATGATTTGGCAGTGCATTAAAACAGGAATTAAGCAAGAGTCTGAAAACACGTTTGTTTCCATAATAAGCCAGCACAGAGGTTTGTTCACAATGGCATGGCAAAAAAGTTAGACCAGTCAGGATCACTCTCCATCTCTGGTCAGGGCCTAACCAAGCGGTGGCCAGGTCTCTAAACGAGCTTGCATTGATTTGGTTAGATGCAGTGGGTGCCATTAACGGATTTTTGGGTGACTTACTCCATTCCCTGAGGTATGGGTCGGAGAGGTTTTTGGGCACGGTGCAAGTTTTGGACTTGCTGGTTCTGTGAATCAATTTTCAGTGTAGAGAATGACTGGTTCGCCGGTGGAGAGGATTGTGGTGGAACCCGACTAGCAACCGTTGAATAAGGGCATGCAATGGTTAGTTtcaaagacgaagaagaagacgacGATGACGTGGACATGCATGGACGAGTTTCATTTTTATGGTATTTTACACTAAACGCTGCCGTTTAA encodes:
- the LOC133872473 gene encoding protein MIZU-KUSSEI 1, coding for MTKIDALIRRFLPSCFFPTTMIPTNPATATKRRLSTSLRDDLPQNTDPETKSQDQDDSTSNDTDSACTATTSTAAPPAQPRSSRTMVVGTIFGPRRGHVWFCVQHDRVSFKPTLLLELSIVTHQLVKEMRGGLVRIALKCDESELGSCPLRSVPVWTMYCNGRKLGFAAKRKASERVKSMLRTMQSTTVGAGVFPAALGSPDDEEVMYMRANYEHVVGNLDSESFHLVSPDECPGQELSVFLLRSRNGNLL